The proteins below are encoded in one region of Chaetodon trifascialis isolate fChaTrf1 chromosome 11, fChaTrf1.hap1, whole genome shotgun sequence:
- the LOC139338440 gene encoding tripartite motif-containing protein 16-like, protein MAQKGVQLDRETFSCSICLDLPKDPVTIPCGHSYCMKCIKSFWDEEDERKIHSCPQCRQTFTPMPDLVKSTMLAALVEELKKTGLQAAPADHCYAGPEDVACDFCTGRKLKALKSCLVCLISYCEKHLQPHYEVAPLKKHKLVEPSTKLQENICSRHDEVMKMFCRTDQQCICYLCSVDEHKGHDTVSAAAERTERQRELEVSRQDIQQRIQDRQKDVKVLQQEVEAINRSADKAVEDSQKIFSQLIRLMEERSSEVKRQVRSQQEAEVSRVKELQEKLEQEITELKRKDAELKQLSHTEDHTQFLHNYPSLSPLSGPADSSSINIRPLRYFEDVTAAVSAVRDKLQDVLRDKWTSVSLTVTEVEVLLSPPEPKTRAEFLKYSREITLDPNTANTDLLLSDGNRTATYTRQRQSYSDHPDRFTGWSQVLSRESLTGRCYWEVERRGGAVDVVVAYKNISRAGSSNESRFGRNDKSWALDCYNNIYKFCYNNVKTPVSGPRSSRVGVYLDHRAGVLSFYSVSETMTLLHRVQTTFTQPLYAGLGFWWFGDSAEFCKLQQSEVI, encoded by the coding sequence ATGGCGCAGAAAGGAGTTCAGCTGGACCGGGAAACCTTCTCTTGTTCGATCTGTCTGGATCTACCGAAGGATCCGGTGACTATTCCCTGTGGACACAGCTACTGCATGAAGTGTATTAAAAGTTTctgggatgaagaggatgagaggaaaatcCACAGCTGCCCTCAGTGTAGGCAGACCTTCACACCGATGCCTGACCTGGTGAAGAGCACCATGTTAGCAGCTTtagtggaggagctgaagaagactggACTccaagctgctcctgctgatcaCTGCTATGCCGGACCTGAAGATGTGGCCTGTGATTTCTGCACTGGGAGGAAACTGAAAGCCCTCAAGTCCTGTCTGGTCTGTCTGATCTCTTACTGTGAGAAACACCTCCAGCCTCATTATGAAGTAGCTCCattaaagaaacacaagctgGTGGAGCCCTCCACAAAGCTCCAGGAGAACATCTGCTCTCGTCACGATGAGGTGATGAAGATGTTCTGCCGCACTGATCAGCAGTGTATCTGttatctctgctctgtggatgaACATAAAGGCCACGACAcagtctcagctgcagcagaaaggactgagaggcagagagagctggaggtgagTCGACAAGACATCCAGCAGAGaatccaggacagacagaaagacgtgAAGGTGcttcagcaggaggtggaggctaTCAATCGCTCTGCTGATAAAGCAGTGGAGGACAGCCAGAAGATCTTCAGCCAGCTGATCCGTCTCATGGAGGAAAGAAGCTCTGAAGTGAAGCGGCAGGTCAGATcccagcaggaagctgaagtgaGTCGAGTCAAAGAgcttcaggagaagctggagcaggagatcactgagctgaagaggaaagatgctgagctgaagcagctctcacacacagaggatcacACCCAGTTTCTACACAACTACCCCTCACTGTCACCACTCAGTGGACCTGCAGACTCGTCCAGCATCAATATCCGTCCTCTGAGGTACTTTGAGGAcgtgacagctgctgtgtcagcagtcagagacaaactacagGACGTTCTGAGGGACAAATGGACAAGCGTCTCACTGACAGTGACTGAAGTGGAGGTTTTACTGTCACCACCAGAGCCCAAGACCAGAGCTGAATTCTTAAAATATTCACGTGAAATCACACTGgatccaaacacagcaaacacagatcTGTTATTATCTGACGGGAACAGAACAGCGACATACACGAGGCAACGACAGTCTTATTCTGATCATCCAGACAGATTCACTGGTTGGTCTCAGGTCCTGAGTAGAGAGAGTCTGACTGGACGTTGTTactgggaggtggagaggagagggggagcaGTTGATGTAGTAGTCGCATACAAGAATATCAGCAGAGCAGGGAGCTCGAATGAATCTAGATTTGGACGAAATGACAAATCTTGGGCGTTAGATTGTTACAACAACATTTATAAGTTTTGCTACAACAATGTGAAAACTCCCGTCTCAGGACCTCGGTCCTCCAGAGTCGGAGTGTACCTGGATCACAGAGCAGGTGTTCTGTCCTTCTACAGCGTCTCTGAAACCATGactctcctccacagagtccagaccaCGTTCACTCAGCCTCTCTATGCTGGACTTGGGTTTTGGTGGTTTGGAGACTCTGCTGAGTTCTGTAAACTCCAACAGTCAGAAGTCATTTAA